The proteins below are encoded in one region of Sandaracinaceae bacterium:
- a CDS encoding cupin domain-containing protein has protein sequence MRAAWALALLLAGCADCPTCAEPQTAQACVESSVGGESAARESPAAEIRALEDAPRRMAPPGTATVALLAQGNNAFVARLEMDAGAAVPEHADADEEYIVVLEGRGVITIDGVQTEIGPGSTVFMPAGATVSYQNGDAPMIALQIFAGPASAAKYERWTPIEE, from the coding sequence ATGCGCGCGGCGTGGGCCCTCGCCCTGCTGCTCGCCGGCTGCGCCGACTGCCCGACGTGCGCCGAGCCCCAGACCGCGCAGGCCTGCGTCGAATCGAGCGTGGGCGGTGAGAGCGCGGCTCGAGAGAGCCCCGCGGCCGAGATCCGCGCCCTCGAAGACGCGCCGCGCCGGATGGCGCCGCCCGGGACCGCGACCGTCGCCCTGCTCGCGCAGGGGAACAACGCCTTCGTGGCGCGCCTGGAGATGGACGCGGGCGCCGCGGTGCCCGAGCACGCCGACGCGGACGAGGAGTACATCGTGGTGCTCGAGGGCCGCGGGGTGATCACCATCGACGGCGTGCAGACCGAGATCGGGCCCGGCAGCACCGTGTTCATGCCGGCCGGCGCGACGGTGAGCTACCAGAACGGCGACGCGCCGATGATCGCGCTCCAGATCTTCGCCGGCCCCGCGTCCGCCGCGAAGTACGAACGCTGGACCCCGATCGAGGAGTAG
- a CDS encoding glutathione S-transferase family protein, whose protein sequence is MITLYQLPPAFDLPVSVSPYCTKVEAYLRLTGRAYETAKGDVRKSPNRRVPYVAGVEGEALLADSGAILAHLEAEGPALDAGLSEAEVQKTEELQALIQRDIYFACLYARFVDPAGWVHQKPTVKALVPWILAPVLVPIIRRSQVTACAEHGFTNAADYTRAVTAIERVSNELGDQRFLLGDAPHVVDCTAWANLMHTAHTLASNPAREAVRADHRLMAYLDRVTTRLELTLPPLR, encoded by the coding sequence TCGATCTCCCGGTGAGCGTGAGCCCGTACTGCACGAAGGTGGAGGCGTATCTGCGTCTGACGGGGCGCGCGTACGAGACCGCGAAGGGAGACGTGCGCAAGTCGCCGAACCGGCGGGTGCCATACGTGGCCGGCGTCGAGGGGGAGGCGCTGCTCGCCGACTCGGGCGCCATCCTCGCGCACCTCGAGGCCGAGGGGCCGGCGCTCGACGCCGGGCTGAGCGAGGCGGAGGTCCAGAAGACCGAGGAGCTGCAGGCCCTCATCCAGCGCGACATCTACTTCGCCTGCCTCTACGCCCGCTTCGTCGATCCGGCGGGCTGGGTGCACCAGAAGCCGACGGTCAAGGCGCTCGTGCCGTGGATCCTCGCGCCCGTCCTGGTGCCGATCATTCGCCGCTCGCAGGTGACCGCCTGCGCCGAGCATGGCTTCACGAACGCCGCCGACTACACGCGCGCGGTGACCGCCATCGAGCGGGTCTCGAACGAGCTCGGCGATCAGCGCTTCCTCCTCGGAGACGCGCCGCACGTCGTCGATTGCACCGCGTGGGCGAACCTGATGCACACGGCGCACACCCTCGCCTCCAACCCCGCGCGCGAGGCGGTCCGGGCCGACCACCGGCTGATGGCGTACCTCGACCGCGTGACCACGCGGCTCGAGCTGACGCTGCCGCCGCTGCGCTGA